The window TTGCCGCCGCGTTTATCCGGCGCCAGGTAGTAGGGCGTGTCGATGTTTTGCAGGGGGATCTGTTCGGCGTCGACAAAGGAAAAGATGTCGATGGTCTGCGTGGATAACGGGTGCGCCGACTTGATCTCGTCCTCGCTGAGCACCACGTAGCGGCCCTTTTCGTATTGCACACCTTTGACGATATTTTCCTTGGTGACTTCCTTGCCTGTGACCTTGTTGACGCGCTTGTAACCCACCGGCTCCATGCTGCGGCTGTCGAGCCAGTCGAAATCCACCCCTTGCGAAGACGTCGCCGAGACCAGCGCCACAGGGATATGCACCAGCCCGAAACTGATTGCGCCTTTCCAGATTGCCCGTGCCATGGTCGTCTACTCGCAAGTGATGTGTTCAGGTGACCCGCAGCGCGGCGCAAAAGTTTCAGCGGGCTGCGGCCCGGTCCTGCTGGGCCGTCAACTGGTGTTACATCTTGTGAAAGAGGTTTTAGTTAACAAATCCGAACCCCGGGCGTAGCGTGCTATCGAAGATCCTATCCGCGCTGCCGTCCAGAGGCCTTCCATGAACCGATTCGTGCTCGCCTGCACCGTACTGGCATTCAGTGGCCTGTTGAGCAATCTGGCCCGGGCCGACGTTCCTTCTTTACAGCTGGCCCAAAGTCCGACGGGCGCCGGCAATAACAACCCTTACAACAGCCCGATCCGCCGGGCCAATCCCAATAGCATGCAAGGCACGCAGCCGAGTGCCCCGGTCATTCGCGGGCCGAACACCGTGCCCGTGCCGCGGCCACCCACGTTGGATAACGGCGGTATCGGCAATCGCTATCCCCAGAACCGAACGGCGCCCGCCAGCCCTCCCAAATTCATTCCCAATCCGCCTCATCGAGACGCAGACACCAGCAACCGTTGAACGGCAGGACAGCGTTCTTGCCAGCCATTCGAACGACAAAAGGAATCGTGCATGTTGCGTAAAACCCTCTTGGCCACCTTCTGCGCCAGCGTACTGATCACCGCCACGCCCCCCGTTCTTGCGGCGCCGTCCCAGGAAATGAAAAGCGAACAGGGCACTCTTGAGGTCACGCAAGTCGCCAAAGGACTTGAACATCCATGGGCCCTGGCGTTCCTGCCTGATCGCAAGGGCATGCTGGTCACGGAACGGCCCGGCGACCTGCGGGTGGTCGGTTACGACGGCAAGCTGTCGGCACCGATCGATGGCGTGCCCAAGGTCTGGGCCAAGGGGCAGGGCGGCTTGCTGGATGTGGTGCTGTCACCCGACTTCAAACAGGACCGCACCGTGTATCTGTCCTACGCCGAAGGTGGCGGCGCGGGCGACAAGGCCGGCACGGCGGTAGGGCGGGGGCAATTGTCCGAAGATTTGAACACCCTCAAGGATTTCAAAGTGATTTTCCGCCAGGAACCCAAGCTGTCAGTCGGCAATCACTTCGGCTCGCGATTGGTGTTTGATCGCGACGGTTATCTGTTCATCACCTTGGGTGAAAACAACGATCGGCCAACCGCCCAGGACCTCGACAAGCTGCAAGGCAAGGTCGTGCGGATCTACCCGGACGGCAAGGTGCCGGACGACAACCCCTTTGTCGGCCAGGCCGGGGTGCGTCCGGAAATCTGGTCCTATGGCCAACGCAATCCGCAAGGCGCGGCGCTCAATCCGTGGACCGGCGTCCTCTGGGAGAACGAGCATGGCCCGCAGGGTGGTGATGAAATCAACATCATCGAACGCGGCAAGAACTACGGCTGGCCGCTGGCGACCCACGGCATCAACTATTCCGGCCAGCCGATTCCGGAAGCCGAAGGCAAGACCGCTGAAGGCACCGTGGGGCCTCACCATGTCTGGGAAAAGTCGCCGGGCATCAGCGGCATGGCGTTCTATGACGCTGATCGCTTCAAGGCCTGGCAGCACAACGTGTTCATCGGTGCGCTGGTGAGCCAGGAGTTGATTCGCTTGCAGTTTGATGGGGACAAAGTGGTTCACGAAGAACGCTTGCTCGGTGAGCTCAACAAGCGCATTCGCGATGTTCGGCAGGGGCCGGATGGGTATTTGTATGTGCTGACCGATGAGGACGATGGCGGGCTGTACAAAATCGGCCTGAAGTAACTGGTTCCTGAAACCACCACTTACCCTGTGGGAGCGAGCTTGCTCGCGATAGCGGCGTATCAGTCACCAACAGTGTCGGATGTGAAACCGCCATCGCGAGCAAGCTCGCTCCCACAATGGATGGGTGGCGTCACCGGGCATACAAGATAACTGCCGCCCGAAGCTTGCCCCGGCCAAAGCTGCACATCTTCTCGAACTCTCCATGGCTGACGGGCAAATGCTGGCAGTCCATCGGTTGACGATGCTGGCTGTGGTCCACATCCGGGTCGTGCAGGTAGACGAATTCGTCATCGCAATCGGTGACGATCACCCAATGCGGCGCTTTGGAGCGGGTCAGCCGATAGCTGCTGATCAGCACCAGCGGTTGACCGCCATCGTTCAGTAACCGAGGAAGGTCCAGCGGACCACCGATCACTCGCTCCACATCAGTTTCTTCCAACTGTGTGGTGAATTCGTCGTGCACCAAACGCATTACGTCTTTTTTATGCTCATCGCGCACGCCATCGAGGAACAACGGTCCCGCCATGCTCAGTTGCAGCCGCACCCGAAAACCCCGACGCCAGGCCGCCAGCGCCAAGCCTTGAGGGCTGCAGCCGCCATGACCTGAGGTCATGAACACCGTCGTCGCCTCGCGCCAGATTTGCAGTTCCTCGCGACGTTCCAGCCATCGATCACCTTGCAGCGCCCCCATGGCCATCAGCAGGCAAGCCGGTCCACAGGTGAAATCGGTGGTTTGCCGGTACCAGGGCACCTTGATGTTGCGCGAATCGCGGTGCTCAAGAATGCGTTTTTCCAGGCGCAGCGCATCGGCATGGTCCTGGTAATAGTCATGGATCAGCGCGAAACGCCGGTAACCGTTGCGCTCATACAAGGCAATCGCCGCGGGGTTGTCGATGCGCACTTCTAGCCGCAAGTAGGCACAATCATGTTCTAGGGCGCAGGATTCGATGCGTTCGAGCAACTGCTTGCCCAGCCCACTGCCGCGCGCCCCGGTCGCGATGGCAATCGAGTAAAGCCGCGCCAGCGAAGTGCCTCGGTGAAACAGCACCACCGCGTAGCCGACCAATTGCTCGCCACGCTGGGCCACCAGTAACTGGCCATGCGCCCGGGTGATCATCCACAGAAAGCTGCGACCGTTGAGCCGATCCGTGGTGAAACATTGTTGTTCGAGTTCCAGCAGTGCGGGTAAGTCTTCAACCACCGCCAAGCGAAAGACAGTATTCATATGACCGCCGTAAAAGTTGCGTAACGAAACGGGACTTTCGAAAAAGTTCGTGCTTAATAGGAAAGGTCTTGTTCTCCAACGGATCAATCACTATGTCAGCGGTACAAGGTCATTGGCGCGAAGTATCCGAGCAAACTTTGCCGGCAGCAACTTATTTAAATGACGCAGGCAGAACTTCCAGTCAGTTGATTATCATCGTCGAACGCAAGGAAGACTGGGCCTCGTATTTTCCCAGCGAGGATATTGTCAGCGCCCAGGAATACCTCGAGCAGACGCGGGACAACGAACAGGGCAAACGGGTCCAGGTGATCAACCTGTGCCGCAGCTACAAGTATCTGGGCCACGGTTATTACTGCTCGTTGCTTGCCGAAGCGCGGGGGCACAAGGTCATTCCGTCGGTGCGGACCATCAGCGAATTGACCAGAAAATCCCTGTACGGCCTGGCGCTGGACGACCTGGACAAACCCCTGGAAAAAGCCCTCAGCAATCACCTTTACAGCGACACCGAAGGCTTTACCCTGACGTTGTACTTTGGCAAAACCAACATCGAGCCGTTGCAGGATTTGGCGCGTCAGTTGTTTGAAGTGTTTCCGTGTCCAATATTATTAGTTGAGTTTCGCCGAACTAACGGCTGGCACATCGAAGGTATAAAGTCCGGCGCCTTGCATAGGTTGCGCGAAGACCAGGAAGATCAATTCGCTAACTCTCTGGACAGTTTCAGTCGCAAGATCTGGCGCGTGCCGCGTTCACGACGACTGGCCCGTTATGACCTGGCCATCCTGCATGATCCGCAGGAAGCCTTGCCGCCCTCCAACGCGAAGGCGCTGGATAATTTCATACGCGTCGGCAAGACCTTGGGCATCGATGTGGAGTTGATCGAGCGCAAAGACTACGCGCGCATCGCCGAATACGACGGCTTGCTGATCCGCGAGACTACCAGCGTCGACAACCACACCTATCGCTTCGCGAAAAAAGCCGAGAGCGAGGGGCTGGTGGTGATGGACGACCCGACGTCGATCCTGCGCTGCACCAACAAGGTCTACCTGACCGATCTGCTCAAGAGCCATCAACTCGGCATGCCGGCCACCGAAATCCTCTACAAGGATCGACCGGAAGATTTCGAAAGGGTCGGCGAACGCCTGGGTTTTCCCTTGGTGCTGAAGATCCCCGACGGCTGCTTCTCCAGGGGCGTGATCAAGGTCGAAAGCCAGCAAGCCTTGCTCGAAGCCACCGCCGAATTGTTCGAACACTCGGTGCTGTTGCTGGCCCAGGAATTCTTCTACACCGAATACGACTGGCGCATCGGCGTGCTCAACCGCAAACCGATCTTCGCCTGCCAATACTTCATGTCCAAGGGCCATTGGCAAATCTACAACCACAAGGCCAAGGGCCAGGACATCAACGGCGAATGCCGCACGCTCGCGGTCCACGAAGCCCCGCGCGCCGTGGTCGACCTGGCTGTGAAAACCGCCAACCTGATCGGCGACGGCCTTTACGGCGTCGACCTCAAGCAATCCGGCGACAAGGTGGTGGTGATCGAAGTCAACGACAACCCCAACATGGACGCCGGAATCGAAGACGCGTACCTGCAGGACGATCTGTACTCGCTGGTGCTGGAGGAGTTCGTCCGTCGGCTGGAACTGAAGCGTCGCGGCCAGGCCTGGTGATCGGCCGATGATCAGAAGCTTTCAACTGGTCGGCGGCGCCTTGCAATCGGTCGAGCGACTAGACGCTGAGGTGATGTTGTTCAGCAATCCCGATGCCGCCGAACGGGATCTGTTGCACAGCCATTTCAAGCTCGATGAGCACGCGCTGGCCTCGGCCCTGGACCCTGACGAGGTGTCGCGCATCGAGTTCCACCCCGACAACCTGTTCCTGATCTGGAAGCGCCCGGAGAATTACTCCGGCGCCGGCAGCCTGGCCTTTGAAGTGTCGTCCTGTGGCCTGTTGTTTTCAGCGCAGCGATTGCTGGTGATTGCCACCGACGATGCGCCGCTGCACGGGCTCGGCACCCGGCAGCGGTTGAATACGCCGCTGGATGTGCTGCTCGATCTGCTGTTCAACAACATCCATCACTATTTGGGTCATCTGAAGGTGATCAAGCTGGTTGCCCGGGAGTTGCAGCAGAAATTCAACGCCTCCATGCAGAACCAGCACCTGATCCAGATGTTCAACCTCAGCGAAAGCCTGATCTATTACATCAACGCGATTCACAGCAACGGCGCGGTCCTGACGCGGCTGCGCAATCACGCGGCCAAGGAACACTTCAGCGCCGAAGCCATCGGCCTGATCGACGACCTGATCATCGAAAACAACCAGTGCTACAAACAGGCGGAAATCTATTCCACGGTGTTCTCCGGGCTGATCGATGCCCGGGGTAACCTGATGAACAACAGCATGAACAACCTGCTGCGCAAGCTGACATTAATTAACGTGGTGTTTCTGCCGTTGAACCTGATTGCGAGCATTGGCGGTATGTCCGAGTTCAGCATGATGACCCGGGACACGCCGTGGTGGGTGTCGTATCCGTTGTTTCTGACGGCGATGATGGTTGGAGCGGGGGCGATGGTGTTTGGGCTCAGGCGGTTGGCGAAATGACGGTGTTGGCAGTCAGGCCGCAATCGCGGGCAAGCCCGCTCCCACAGGTTAGGTGTCGTCTGTAAGAACACCGATAACCTGTGGGAGCGGGCTTGCCCGCGATTGCTTTAGCAGCATCAAAACAACTTCCGAATCAGGCTTGCTGGCTCGCATCGACGCAATTCCTGCGGTTCTTAAGCCCCCGAACCACGAGGTACAACAACGGCCCGACAGACACGAAAACCGCCGTGATCAACAAATACGGAATCACCGACAACCCCGACTGCCCACGCTTGCGCGCATCGTGATATATCCAGATCCCGGCCAGAATCGCCAACAGATAAAGATCAATCACCACCTGCGCAGTATCCGGGCGTGACATCAGGCTGATGCCGAAGTCGATCAGCGACTGCTCCGCCTGGAGCATCACTGAAACGGTGTAACCGGCAAAGGCGATCAGGGCAATCAGGGGCAGGGCGACAGACTTCATGGTTTCCTTCCTTGGGACAATGAGCGGTGGCGCCAGCCTACAGAGGCCGAAGAAAATTGGCCATTGACTTGCCTGCAACGCCCGGCTAATTTCCAGCCATGACTTCCACCGTATTGCGCTGCCAGCCAAGCATTATTACCGCCATTCCTTATTTGGCGGGCTAGCTCACGACTGCAGCACCCAACCCGCCCTAGAGGCGGGTTTTTACTTTCTGTCTCCTGGGGCCCGATCAATGTCAGGAGACGACCATGAGCAGCACCCCCGCCCAGCAGGCCTTGCTTGAGCACTACGTGAAAAAGATCCTCGCCGCGCCGGTGTATGAACTGGCCGTGCGCACACCATTGCAACCGGCACCGGCGCTGTCTGAGGCCTTGGGTAACCGGATTTTGCTCAAGCGCGAAGACCTGCAACCGACCTTTTCATTCAAGATTCGTGGCGCTTACAACAAGTTGGTGCAACTGAGCGATGAGCAAAAGGCTTGCGGTGTGATCACGGCTTCAGCGGGCAATCACGCCCAAGGCGTGGCGTTGGCGGCGCGTGAGCTGGGGATCGCCGCCACCATTGTCATGCCCCGCACGACGCCAGAATTGAAAGTGCTTGGGGTACGCAGTCGTGGTGCCGACGCCGTGCTGCATGGCGAAAGCTTTCCGTTCGCCCTCGAATACGCCCTGAGCCTGGCCGAGCAAGCCGGTTGCACCTTCGTCTCGCCGTTCGACGACCCGGACGTGATCGCGGGGCAGGGCACGGTCGCCATGGAGATCCTGCGCCAACATCAAGGCCCGCTGGACGCGATCTTCGTCCCGGTGGGCGGCGGAGGTCTGATCGCCGGCATCGCGGCGTACGTCAAATACCTGCGCCCTGAAGTCCGCATCATTGGCGTCGAGTCAGAGCATTCCGCGTGTTTGAACGCCGCATTGCAGGTCGGTGAGCGGGTTGTATTGCCCAACGTAGGAACGTTCGCCGATGGCGTGGCAGTGGCGCAAATCGGCGCTTATGGATTTGAAGTGTGTCGGTTTTGCGTTGATGAGGTATTGACCGTCAGCAACGACGAACTCTGCGCCGCGATCAAGAATATCTACGACGATACCCGCTCGATCACCGAACCTTCTGGCGCTTTGGCCGTGGCCGGCATCAAAAAGTACATCGCTCGCAGTGGTGCACGCGGTCAAACGCTGGTCGCGATCGACTCAGGCGCCAATATCAATTTCGACAGTTTGCGGCATGTTGCCGAGCGCGCCGCGTTAAGCGGCGCTTCAGCATGACGAGGGGCGGCGGCCTTATTCCTGGACGGCGTTCTCGACCTTGCTCGACGCCGACCAGATCCGATAGCGGACTACGACGTCCTTGGGCACGTAGAGCACGATCGGCAACTTGCTGTTGTAGCGAAGCATGAAGCCGTCACCGACCACAGGTACGAACTCCTTTTTACTCTTGCCGTCGGGGCAGGCCATCATCGTGCTCATCGGGCCGATGACTTTTTCCAGGCGGTAAAAGGGGTAACCCCAGCCTTCAAGATTCTTTTCTTCAAGGATACCGCCCAGGCGTTGGCGATTGCAGTCTACGGTCAGGGTCTTGCCGGCCAGCACCTCAACCTGGAAGTTTTCTTCCTGGGGCTGCGGCGCTACATGAATGACCTGGCGGGTTAATCCGCTCTCGGCTTTGGGAAACGGCGCGACCGCTTCGAGCTTGGCGGCATGGGCCGCGCCGGACAATCCGGCCACAATCAGCCCGACGGTAGTGATACAGGTCAATGAACCCATAATGCCTCCTTGCGTGTGAGTAGGGTCAGCGGATACTGGATTAACTGGTGCATTTTTACCGCCGTCCATCACCAATGCAAATACGTGTGGGAATGTATGCAAATTGCAGGGCTCAAGCAGCCCTTTCTTGCAGATTGCATGAGCCATTTATAGGCAAATCCGCTAAATCATTGATTTGCCGATGAGCTGCACGGCGAAATTTGCGGCATGTTTTATGCTCAAGCAGATCTTAGGTTGACCGGGACATTATTGAGTCAGCTCTGGAACGAGAAAACGGCCCGTTGTTGAGGCGTAGAAACCCCGCAAAGGAAGTAAAGCGGGAGATCTCAGCACCGCCGACGTTGGATATTAATTGGCAATCTCACAATTAGGAGAGGGTCGCCATG is drawn from Pseudomonas sp. 31-12 and contains these coding sequences:
- a CDS encoding DUF2834 domain-containing protein is translated as MKSVALPLIALIAFAGYTVSVMLQAEQSLIDFGISLMSRPDTAQVVIDLYLLAILAGIWIYHDARKRGQSGLSVIPYLLITAVFVSVGPLLYLVVRGLKNRRNCVDASQQA
- a CDS encoding RimK family protein, which translates into the protein MSAVQGHWREVSEQTLPAATYLNDAGRTSSQLIIIVERKEDWASYFPSEDIVSAQEYLEQTRDNEQGKRVQVINLCRSYKYLGHGYYCSLLAEARGHKVIPSVRTISELTRKSLYGLALDDLDKPLEKALSNHLYSDTEGFTLTLYFGKTNIEPLQDLARQLFEVFPCPILLVEFRRTNGWHIEGIKSGALHRLREDQEDQFANSLDSFSRKIWRVPRSRRLARYDLAILHDPQEALPPSNAKALDNFIRVGKTLGIDVELIERKDYARIAEYDGLLIRETTSVDNHTYRFAKKAESEGLVVMDDPTSILRCTNKVYLTDLLKSHQLGMPATEILYKDRPEDFERVGERLGFPLVLKIPDGCFSRGVIKVESQQALLEATAELFEHSVLLLAQEFFYTEYDWRIGVLNRKPIFACQYFMSKGHWQIYNHKAKGQDINGECRTLAVHEAPRAVVDLAVKTANLIGDGLYGVDLKQSGDKVVVIEVNDNPNMDAGIEDAYLQDDLYSLVLEEFVRRLELKRRGQAW
- a CDS encoding magnesium transporter CorA family protein, translated to MIRSFQLVGGALQSVERLDAEVMLFSNPDAAERDLLHSHFKLDEHALASALDPDEVSRIEFHPDNLFLIWKRPENYSGAGSLAFEVSSCGLLFSAQRLLVIATDDAPLHGLGTRQRLNTPLDVLLDLLFNNIHHYLGHLKVIKLVARELQQKFNASMQNQHLIQMFNLSESLIYYINAIHSNGAVLTRLRNHAAKEHFSAEAIGLIDDLIIENNQCYKQAEIYSTVFSGLIDARGNLMNNSMNNLLRKLTLINVVFLPLNLIASIGGMSEFSMMTRDTPWWVSYPLFLTAMMVGAGAMVFGLRRLAK
- a CDS encoding peptidase C39 family protein, which codes for MNTVFRLAVVEDLPALLELEQQCFTTDRLNGRSFLWMITRAHGQLLVAQRGEQLVGYAVVLFHRGTSLARLYSIAIATGARGSGLGKQLLERIESCALEHDCAYLRLEVRIDNPAAIALYERNGYRRFALIHDYYQDHADALRLEKRILEHRDSRNIKVPWYRQTTDFTCGPACLLMAMGALQGDRWLERREELQIWREATTVFMTSGHGGCSPQGLALAAWRRGFRVRLQLSMAGPLFLDGVRDEHKKDVMRLVHDEFTTQLEETDVERVIGGPLDLPRLLNDGGQPLVLISSYRLTRSKAPHWVIVTDCDDEFVYLHDPDVDHSQHRQPMDCQHLPVSHGEFEKMCSFGRGKLRAAVILYAR
- the eco gene encoding serine protease inhibitor ecotin, which produces MGSLTCITTVGLIVAGLSGAAHAAKLEAVAPFPKAESGLTRQVIHVAPQPQEENFQVEVLAGKTLTVDCNRQRLGGILEEKNLEGWGYPFYRLEKVIGPMSTMMACPDGKSKKEFVPVVGDGFMLRYNSKLPIVLYVPKDVVVRYRIWSASSKVENAVQE
- a CDS encoding PQQ-dependent sugar dehydrogenase; protein product: MLRKTLLATFCASVLITATPPVLAAPSQEMKSEQGTLEVTQVAKGLEHPWALAFLPDRKGMLVTERPGDLRVVGYDGKLSAPIDGVPKVWAKGQGGLLDVVLSPDFKQDRTVYLSYAEGGGAGDKAGTAVGRGQLSEDLNTLKDFKVIFRQEPKLSVGNHFGSRLVFDRDGYLFITLGENNDRPTAQDLDKLQGKVVRIYPDGKVPDDNPFVGQAGVRPEIWSYGQRNPQGAALNPWTGVLWENEHGPQGGDEINIIERGKNYGWPLATHGINYSGQPIPEAEGKTAEGTVGPHHVWEKSPGISGMAFYDADRFKAWQHNVFIGALVSQELIRLQFDGDKVVHEERLLGELNKRIRDVRQGPDGYLYVLTDEDDGGLYKIGLK